The following coding sequences lie in one Candidatus Methylomirabilota bacterium genomic window:
- a CDS encoding 5-methyltetrahydropteroyltriglutamate--homocysteine S-methyltransferase, with protein FLLEYDDERSGSFEPLRFVPRGKAVVLGLVSSKRPQLESAADVRRRVEQASRYVPLEDLALSPQCGFASMMEGNLLSEEDQWAKLGLVARVARDIWR; from the coding sequence GTTCCTGCTCGAGTACGACGACGAGCGCTCGGGCAGCTTCGAGCCGCTCCGGTTCGTGCCCCGCGGCAAGGCCGTCGTCCTGGGCCTGGTCAGCAGCAAGCGTCCCCAGCTGGAGTCGGCCGCCGACGTACGGCGCCGCGTCGAACAGGCCTCCCGTTACGTGCCGCTCGAGGACCTGGCCCTGTCGCCCCAGTGCGGCTTCGCCTCGATGATGGAGGGCAACCTCCTCAGCGAGGAGGATCAGTGGGCCAAGCTGGGGCTGGTGGCGAGGGTCGCGCGCGACATCTGGCGCTGA